A window of Fodinibius salicampi contains these coding sequences:
- a CDS encoding GTP-binding protein yields MAKETYQRNKPHVNIGTIGHVDHGKTTLTAAITTVMAKHYGG; encoded by the coding sequence ATGGCAAAAGAGACATACCAGCGGAATAAGCCGCATGTAAACATAGGAACGATAGGTCACGTAGACCACGGGAAGACGACCCTGACGGCCGCGATCACGACGGTGATGGCCAAGCACTACGGGGGCG